One genomic segment of Erysipelotrichaceae bacterium 66202529 includes these proteins:
- a CDS encoding exopolyphosphatase → MRLLTRSDFDGLACAVFLKEAGIIDHWKFVHPKDLQDGLVEVCEDDCLANVPFVEGCGLWFDHHSSEEERNAYKGKYKGESRTSPSCAHIIYEYYGGKERFPKYDDLLEAVDKVDSANLSIDEVLHPSEWILLGFIMDPRTGLGRFHDFRISNYALMEEMINWCHTKNIHEIMAEADVKERIELYWDQNDKFIDMVKAHTVVENRIIISDLRGVDPIYTGNRFLIYSLYPQANISVWIVNGKGGKGCSAAVGYSILNRTCEIDVGALMLKYGGGGHRVVGTCQFDDAHMESGLNSLLEEMKALNI, encoded by the coding sequence ATGAGATTATTGACAAGATCAGATTTTGACGGTTTGGCATGTGCCGTTTTTCTGAAGGAAGCGGGTATTATCGATCATTGGAAATTTGTGCATCCAAAGGATTTGCAGGATGGTCTGGTTGAGGTTTGTGAGGATGACTGTCTTGCGAATGTGCCGTTTGTGGAAGGCTGCGGCTTGTGGTTTGACCATCATTCCAGTGAAGAGGAACGTAATGCATATAAAGGAAAATATAAAGGGGAAAGCAGAACCTCACCAAGCTGTGCGCATATTATTTATGAATATTATGGCGGTAAAGAGCGATTTCCAAAATATGATGATTTATTGGAGGCTGTAGATAAGGTTGACAGTGCTAATTTGAGCATTGATGAGGTGCTGCATCCGAGTGAATGGATTCTGCTCGGCTTTATTATGGATCCCCGTACCGGGCTTGGGCGCTTTCATGATTTCAGAATCAGTAACTATGCATTGATGGAAGAAATGATTAACTGGTGTCATACGAAAAATATTCATGAAATCATGGCGGAAGCAGATGTAAAGGAACGCATCGAGCTTTACTGGGATCAAAATGATAAATTTATTGATATGGTAAAGGCTCATACGGTTGTGGAAAACCGTATCATAATTTCAGATTTGCGCGGTGTTGATCCAATTTATACAGGAAATCGTTTTCTGATTTACAGCCTGTATCCACAAGCCAATATTTCTGTATGGATTGTAAACGGAAAGGGTGGAAAGGGGTGTTCTGCGGCAGTTGGCTACAGTATCTTGAATAGAACCTGTGAAATTGATGTCGGCGCTCTTATGCTGAAATATGGCGGAGGCGGACACAGAGTTGTCGGTACCTGCCAGTTTGATGATGCACATATGGAAAGCGGATTGAATAGTTTGCTGGAGGAAATGAAAGCTCTGAATATCTGA
- a CDS encoding iron hydrogenase yields the protein MSKHLSMDVRVPIEEGNPAIRRIESLCIRCGQCRDVCQKQISVGHHYDLVKTGDTAICIHCGQCANVCPTGAITEIQDWMQVQSVIQDNSKKVVAITSPSVRVSLGEEFGMQPGSYVEEQMVGSLRALGFDYVFDTTFAADLTIMEEASELIERIQTDKPLPQFTSCCPAWVKFVETYYPELLPNISTSKSPISMFAPTIKTWFAEKESLDPNDIYVVAITPCTAKKFEIVREELSDAANYLDRESAQDCDRVVTTRELANWMRARNLDLDHIEESDYDALMPRGSGAGIIFGNTGGVMEAAIRSAYYFLTKKQPSDELLKLEAVRGMAGVRKAELVIQNIPLKVAVIHGTDNARKFLHHLKVNKEHFDFVEVMTCPGGCISGGGQTKHIGEDMDVVRKARIQALYDKDSSVALRNSHDNPHIQEVYKEFYGKPLSDLAEALLHTSYEARQDLNENPSRYEDMYQKETAAKEAAIKEAERVQYRCTICGYIYEGDITKESDDYKCPICTVPKDMFVKVEDTPSQEPVQEQTADIRYRCTICGYIYEGDITKESDDYKCPICTVPKDMFVKVEDTPSQEPVQEQAADIRYRCTICGYIYEGDITKESDDYKCPICTVPKDMFEKLS from the coding sequence ATGAGTAAACATTTATCCATGGATGTACGGGTTCCCATCGAGGAAGGGAATCCGGCCATTCGCAGAATTGAAAGTCTTTGTATACGATGCGGGCAATGCCGCGACGTATGTCAAAAGCAGATTTCCGTGGGACATCATTATGACCTGGTGAAAACGGGTGATACAGCAATCTGCATTCACTGCGGACAGTGTGCAAATGTCTGTCCAACAGGTGCTATTACTGAAATTCAGGACTGGATGCAGGTACAGTCTGTTATCCAAGATAACAGCAAAAAGGTTGTTGCTATCACATCTCCAAGTGTTCGCGTATCTCTGGGAGAGGAGTTTGGAATGCAGCCAGGAAGCTATGTGGAGGAACAGATGGTTGGCAGCCTGCGTGCACTTGGCTTTGATTATGTTTTCGATACAACTTTTGCTGCTGATCTGACCATTATGGAGGAGGCAAGTGAGCTGATAGAGCGGATACAGACAGATAAGCCGCTTCCCCAGTTTACCAGCTGCTGTCCTGCCTGGGTGAAATTTGTGGAAACCTATTATCCGGAGCTGCTTCCGAATATTTCCACCAGTAAATCACCTATTTCCATGTTCGCACCAACCATAAAGACCTGGTTTGCGGAAAAGGAAAGCCTTGATCCCAACGATATCTATGTCGTTGCCATCACACCATGCACTGCTAAGAAATTTGAGATTGTCCGCGAGGAGCTGAGTGATGCTGCAAATTATCTGGATAGAGAATCAGCACAGGACTGTGACCGTGTTGTAACAACAAGAGAACTAGCAAACTGGATGCGGGCAAGAAATCTGGATTTGGATCACATAGAAGAAAGCGATTATGATGCACTGATGCCAAGAGGAAGTGGAGCCGGTATCATTTTCGGTAATACAGGAGGCGTTATGGAAGCCGCAATCCGCAGTGCCTATTATTTTCTTACAAAGAAACAGCCAAGCGATGAGCTGTTAAAGCTGGAGGCAGTTCGCGGTATGGCGGGCGTCCGCAAGGCTGAGCTTGTCATTCAAAATATTCCGCTGAAGGTTGCTGTGATCCATGGTACTGATAATGCCAGAAAATTTCTCCACCATCTCAAGGTCAATAAAGAGCATTTCGATTTTGTCGAGGTCATGACCTGTCCGGGAGGCTGTATTTCCGGTGGTGGACAGACAAAGCATATCGGCGAGGATATGGATGTGGTACGAAAGGCAAGAATTCAGGCACTGTATGATAAAGACAGCAGTGTAGCTTTACGAAATTCTCATGATAATCCGCATATCCAAGAGGTTTATAAGGAATTTTACGGCAAGCCGCTAAGTGATCTTGCCGAGGCTTTATTACATACAAGCTATGAAGCAAGACAGGATTTGAATGAGAATCCTTCCCGTTATGAAGATATGTATCAGAAGGAAACGGCTGCCAAGGAAGCTGCGATAAAGGAAGCAGAGCGTGTGCAGTACCGCTGTACCATCTGCGGTTATATCTATGAAGGGGATATCACTAAGGAAAGTGATGACTATAAATGCCCAATCTGTACTGTACCGAAGGATATGTTCGTCAAGGTGGAGGATACACCTTCACAGGAGCCTGTACAGGAACAAACAGCTGATATTCGTTACCGCTGTACCATCTGCGGTTATATCTATGAAGGGGATATCACTAAGGAAAGTGATGACTATAAATGCCCAATCTGTACTGTACCGAAGGATATGTTCGTCAAGGTGGAGGATACACCTTCACAGGAGCCTGTACAGGAACAAGCAGCTGATATTCGTTACCGCTGTACCATCTGCGGTTATATCTACGAGGGGGATATCACTAAGGAAAGCGATGATTATAAATGCCCGATTTGTACTGTACCGAAGGATATGTTTGAAAAGCTTTCTTAA
- a CDS encoding AAA family ATPase, producing MKRELPIGIDNYRELKEKNYYVVDKSNLIKDFLSNGIKVTLITRPRRFGKTINLSRRCPPLACLLNSWI from the coding sequence ATGAAAAGAGAATTACCGATTGGCATTGATAATTACAGAGAGCTTAAAGAAAAAAATTATTATGTTGTTGACAAGAGCAATTTAATTAAGGATTTTCTTAGCAATGGAATCAAGGTAACTTTAATTACACGGCCTAGAAGATTCGGAAAAACGATCAATCTAAGTAGGCGGTGCCCACCCTTGGCGTGCTTGCTGAATTCCTGGATATGA
- the murI gene encoding glutamate racemase, with protein MSNIDKAIGVFDSGLGGISVLKELRSLMPQENYLYFGDSSYAPYGVKTKEEITARCRNICEFFINKGVKAVVIACNTATSACVKELRALYPQLPIIGMEPALKPAVNGKHQQSVLVLATRFTLKEKKFEQLMSQFDKDNTIYRQPCPKLVELVEAGKLDDVAAVDHALMEYLAPYEKETMDSIVLGCTHFVFYRDRIRQLIGDHIALVDGNAGTAKHVRQLLEERWEAKSKAAPVGSIHIYNSSKEDRILKLSWELLER; from the coding sequence ATGTCCAACATAGATAAGGCGATTGGAGTCTTTGACTCGGGCCTGGGTGGAATCAGTGTGTTAAAGGAGCTGCGATCTCTTATGCCGCAGGAGAATTATCTCTACTTTGGTGATTCCAGCTATGCGCCCTATGGTGTAAAAACGAAAGAGGAAATCACTGCGCGCTGCCGTAACATCTGTGAGTTTTTTATCAATAAGGGTGTAAAAGCAGTCGTGATCGCCTGCAACACAGCCACCAGTGCCTGCGTGAAAGAGCTACGCGCCCTGTATCCACAGCTTCCGATTATTGGTATGGAGCCGGCATTGAAGCCTGCTGTCAACGGAAAACATCAGCAAAGCGTACTTGTTTTGGCAACAAGGTTTACATTAAAAGAAAAAAAATTTGAACAGCTGATGTCCCAATTTGATAAGGATAATACAATTTACCGTCAGCCCTGCCCAAAGCTGGTAGAGCTTGTGGAGGCCGGAAAACTGGATGATGTAGCGGCAGTGGATCATGCACTCATGGAATATCTGGCACCCTATGAAAAGGAAACCATGGATAGTATCGTCCTGGGCTGTACACACTTTGTATTCTATCGTGACCGGATCCGTCAGCTGATTGGTGATCATATCGCGCTTGTGGACGGTAATGCCGGTACAGCGAAGCATGTACGACAGCTGCTGGAAGAACGCTGGGAAGCAAAATCAAAAGCTGCACCTGTTGGAAGCATACACATATACAATTCCTCGAAGGAGGATAGAATTTTGAAGCTGTCCTGGGAGCTTTTGGAAAGATAA
- a CDS encoding aminopeptidase has translation MRENAWKKYDEAGLKEVFNYCEGYKKYISDCKTERECVSESIRIAQAYGYRNLEDVIRNKETLKSGDKVYANNMGKGLALFLIGEEPMSNGCNILGAHVDSPRLDIKQNPLYEDKEFAMLDTHYYGGIKKYQWVTLPLALHGVVVKKDGTMITLNIGEDDNDPIVGISDLLVHLSADQMSKKASNVIEGEDLNVTLGSMPLNGEEKDAVKANILKLLKETYDFEEDDFVSAEIEVVPAGKARDYGLDRSMIAGYGHDDRICAYTSMMAQLETEAVKRTAVTLLVDKEEVGSIGATGQHSRFFENTVAEVMDRLGEYSELNVRRALKNSKMLSSDVSAAFDPNYAAVNEEKNSAFMGHGLVFNKYTGSRGKGGCNDANAEYMAELRNIMDSENVTFQTAELGKVDQGGGGTIAYILAQYNMEVIDSGIALHNMHAPWEIASKIDIWEATKGYKAFLKHA, from the coding sequence ATGAGAGAAAATGCTTGGAAAAAGTATGACGAAGCCGGATTAAAGGAAGTATTCAACTATTGTGAAGGATACAAGAAATATATTTCCGACTGTAAAACAGAACGTGAATGTGTAAGTGAAAGTATCCGTATTGCGCAAGCTTATGGCTATCGCAATCTGGAGGATGTCATCAGAAATAAGGAAACGCTGAAAAGCGGTGACAAGGTTTATGCCAACAATATGGGGAAGGGACTCGCGCTGTTTCTGATTGGTGAGGAACCAATGAGCAATGGATGCAATATCCTGGGAGCGCATGTGGATTCCCCGCGTCTGGATATCAAACAGAATCCTTTATATGAGGATAAGGAATTCGCTATGCTGGATACACATTATTATGGCGGTATTAAAAAGTATCAGTGGGTGACACTGCCGCTGGCACTGCATGGTGTTGTCGTAAAGAAAGACGGTACAATGATTACACTCAATATCGGTGAAGATGATAACGATCCAATTGTTGGAATCAGCGATTTGCTTGTACATTTATCCGCAGATCAGATGAGCAAAAAGGCAAGCAATGTCATTGAGGGAGAAGACCTGAATGTGACGCTGGGAAGTATGCCGCTGAACGGTGAGGAAAAGGATGCTGTAAAGGCGAATATTTTGAAGCTGTTAAAGGAAACCTATGATTTTGAGGAGGATGATTTCGTATCTGCGGAAATTGAAGTTGTACCTGCCGGAAAAGCCAGAGATTACGGTCTTGATCGCAGTATGATTGCTGGCTATGGACATGATGATCGTATCTGCGCATACACCTCTATGATGGCACAGCTGGAAACAGAAGCGGTAAAGCGTACCGCTGTAACTCTGCTGGTTGACAAGGAAGAGGTTGGTAGCATAGGCGCTACCGGACAGCACTCCCGCTTTTTTGAGAATACGGTAGCTGAGGTTATGGATCGTCTGGGAGAATACAGTGAGCTGAATGTTCGCCGCGCTTTGAAAAATTCCAAGATGCTGAGCAGTGATGTATCTGCGGCATTCGATCCAAACTATGCGGCTGTAAATGAGGAGAAGAACTCCGCCTTTATGGGACACGGTCTGGTTTTCAATAAATATACAGGCTCCCGCGGCAAGGGGGGCTGCAATGATGCCAATGCTGAATATATGGCAGAGCTGAGAAATATTATGGATTCTGAGAATGTAACCTTCCAGACAGCAGAGCTTGGCAAGGTTGACCAGGGCGGTGGAGGAACTATTGCTTATATCCTGGCACAGTACAATATGGAGGTAATTGACAGTGGTATCGCATTGCACAATATGCATGCACCATGGGAAATTGCCAGCAAAATTGATATCTGGGAAGCAACAAAGGGCTATAAAGCCTTCCTAAAACACGCATAA
- a CDS encoding helicase SNF — MKILDSEIQRYFNTKNWKIALRYHDQDVVDEIVIRETVPGELYDIDAVVTVYGYKNRCSIVLNAEGILTDFSCECPYCEDHEIACGHIGVVLLIVYELKPKTFPFTYSPLEQRQDAFRRYLEQQMLERSRSFIDRYARKDLAKFQANTLLDKVQLRAHATFDQELTLDYKVGIQRYYVVRSIINFLDAIDRQQEVDYGRQLKFTHHIQAFDEAAQAQIYFLRQYVKEHESQYSYGYGSSRKQITIDKKSMDEFYELYSNDALDCIDLQFADEDSQEIGLRIDMQDDFFVITSLLSLDQLLQGESRWYYMENGILRRFSAELSEQMRDLLEELCADRQILIHKDDMIRFCSYVIPAIREYVHFEGISLETFMPYPMEIDCYVDVEDHGDISIRLLYHYEDSPSQYAFAPHADSSLELDHIREFVKTYASRIDADSHIAYIEEQAPYAQNFLKQGLDYMNQLCNVYISDAIRQMETPKKVHMNVGVRMKNRLLELDVTSIDIPKDELYSVMRSYRKKKKFHRLKNGDLIYLQSEGLQETDELLQQLHLTPQDLKSKTLEVDAYHAFQLDDFAEHSSHVDVSRETAFTAMMEQLRHVEAVQYPLDPHYEAILRDYQKIGYQWLKTMSAYGFGGILADDMGLGKTLQVIAMLESLHGGHDIPCSIVICPASLIYNWKDEIQKFSLDLHALCVQGTNTQRIQKLQELDKYDVIITSYDYIRRDYEHYASHSFTAILLDEAQYIKNHTTKNAMAVKQLKGSYRFALTGTPIENSLAELWSIFDFLMPGYLYNYHRFRELFEREIIKNGNEKAQTQLKRMVEPFILRRIKKDVLQDLPDKMEQVYFQEFSAEEKKIYYANLVSINQDLQKKMQMEEVDKFQVLAMMTRLREICCDARLLYENVTLPSTKLKGCMDLLLSARNSGRRVLLFSSFTSMLGLIEEQLRTENIRYLKLTGETKKELRHAYVEQFQNGEADVFLISLKAGGTGLNLTNAEIVIHYDPWWNLSAQNQATDRAYRIGQTKDVQVYKLIMKDSIEEKIMKLQERKHILSDTFINSSETSITSMSKDEIMDLFTMEPFEKEAL, encoded by the coding sequence ATGAAGATACTAGATTCTGAAATACAGCGTTATTTCAACACAAAAAACTGGAAGATCGCGCTGCGTTATCATGACCAGGATGTTGTGGATGAAATTGTAATAAGGGAAACAGTGCCCGGTGAGCTATATGATATAGATGCTGTTGTGACTGTTTACGGTTATAAGAATCGCTGCTCCATCGTTCTGAATGCGGAGGGCATACTGACGGATTTTTCCTGTGAGTGCCCGTATTGCGAGGATCATGAGATTGCCTGCGGACATATCGGTGTAGTTCTGCTTATCGTATATGAATTGAAGCCAAAGACCTTTCCCTTTACCTATAGCCCGCTTGAACAAAGACAGGATGCCTTTCGCCGTTATCTGGAGCAACAGATGCTGGAGCGTTCCCGTTCCTTTATCGACCGGTATGCCAGAAAGGATCTGGCTAAATTTCAGGCCAATACGCTTCTTGACAAGGTACAGCTGCGTGCGCATGCCACCTTTGATCAGGAGCTGACACTGGATTACAAGGTTGGAATCCAACGGTATTATGTTGTTCGCAGTATTATCAATTTCCTGGATGCCATTGACAGGCAGCAGGAGGTGGATTACGGCAGACAGTTGAAATTCACACACCATATCCAGGCCTTCGATGAGGCTGCGCAGGCACAAATTTACTTTCTCAGACAGTATGTCAAGGAGCATGAGTCTCAGTATTCCTATGGCTATGGCTCCAGCCGTAAGCAGATTACGATTGATAAAAAGTCTATGGATGAGTTTTATGAGCTATACAGCAATGATGCCTTGGATTGCATTGATTTGCAGTTTGCGGATGAGGACAGTCAGGAAATAGGCCTTCGCATTGATATGCAGGATGATTTTTTCGTTATTACCTCTTTGCTTTCCCTGGATCAGCTATTGCAGGGAGAATCCCGCTGGTATTATATGGAGAATGGTATCCTCCGACGTTTTTCTGCAGAGCTTAGTGAACAAATGCGGGATCTGTTAGAGGAGCTTTGTGCAGACCGGCAGATTCTTATTCATAAGGATGATATGATTCGTTTCTGTTCCTATGTCATTCCCGCAATTCGTGAGTATGTGCATTTTGAAGGTATCTCTCTGGAAACCTTCATGCCGTATCCGATGGAGATTGACTGCTATGTGGATGTTGAAGATCATGGCGATATTTCCATACGGCTTTTATATCATTATGAGGACAGCCCTTCCCAATATGCCTTTGCCCCGCATGCGGATTCCTCTCTGGAGCTGGATCATATCCGAGAGTTTGTTAAAACCTACGCCTCACGCATTGACGCAGACAGCCATATTGCCTATATAGAGGAACAGGCTCCCTATGCACAGAATTTTCTCAAGCAGGGTCTGGATTATATGAACCAGCTGTGTAATGTGTATATCAGTGATGCAATCAGGCAGATGGAGACACCAAAGAAGGTGCATATGAATGTTGGTGTGCGCATGAAAAACCGTCTGCTGGAGCTGGATGTAACAAGCATTGATATTCCAAAGGATGAGCTATACAGCGTTATGCGTTCCTATCGCAAAAAGAAGAAGTTCCATCGCTTGAAAAACGGTGATCTCATCTATCTGCAATCTGAGGGACTGCAAGAAACCGATGAGCTGCTGCAGCAGCTGCATCTGACACCGCAGGATTTGAAGAGCAAAACACTGGAGGTCGATGCCTACCACGCATTTCAGCTGGACGATTTCGCTGAACACAGCAGCCATGTCGATGTCAGTCGGGAAACAGCATTTACTGCGATGATGGAACAGCTGCGCCATGTGGAGGCTGTGCAGTATCCTCTTGATCCGCATTATGAGGCAATCCTGCGTGATTATCAGAAAATTGGCTATCAGTGGCTGAAAACGATGAGTGCCTATGGCTTTGGCGGCATTTTAGCGGATGATATGGGGCTTGGAAAAACATTGCAGGTAATCGCTATGCTGGAAAGTCTGCATGGCGGTCATGACATCCCCTGCTCTATTGTCATATGTCCGGCATCTCTGATTTATAACTGGAAGGATGAGATACAAAAATTTTCGCTTGATCTTCATGCGCTGTGTGTACAGGGAACCAATACACAGAGGATACAGAAGCTTCAGGAGCTGGATAAGTATGATGTCATCATTACCAGCTATGACTATATCCGCAGGGATTATGAACACTATGCCTCTCATAGCTTTACTGCAATTTTACTGGATGAAGCACAATATATTAAAAATCACACAACGAAAAATGCCATGGCTGTAAAACAGCTAAAGGGAAGCTACCGTTTTGCCCTAACTGGAACACCGATTGAAAATTCTCTTGCTGAATTGTGGAGTATCTTTGATTTTCTGATGCCCGGTTATCTATATAATTATCACCGCTTTCGTGAGCTCTTTGAACGGGAAATCATAAAAAACGGGAATGAGAAGGCACAGACGCAGCTGAAGCGAATGGTCGAGCCGTTTATCCTACGCCGTATAAAAAAGGATGTGCTGCAGGATCTTCCGGACAAAATGGAACAGGTGTATTTTCAGGAATTCAGTGCTGAGGAAAAGAAAATCTATTATGCCAATCTGGTATCGATCAATCAGGATCTTCAGAAGAAAATGCAGATGGAGGAGGTTGATAAATTTCAGGTGCTGGCAATGATGACCCGGCTGCGTGAAATCTGCTGTGATGCACGGCTACTGTATGAAAATGTCACCCTTCCTTCCACCAAGCTGAAGGGCTGCATGGATTTGCTGTTATCCGCAAGAAACAGCGGACGCCGTGTTCTTCTGTTTTCCAGCTTCACCTCCATGCTGGGGCTGATTGAAGAACAGCTGCGAACAGAGAATATCCGGTATCTGAAGCTGACAGGTGAAACAAAAAAAGAGCTGCGGCACGCCTACGTGGAGCAGTTTCAAAACGGGGAAGCAGATGTCTTTTTAATCTCCTTAAAAGCCGGCGGTACCGGCTTAAATCTGACAAATGCGGAAATCGTAATCCATTATGACCCATGGTGGAATCTGTCTGCACAAAACCAGGCAACCGATCGTGCCTACCGCATTGGACAAACAAAGGATGTTCAGGTGTATAAGCTGATTATGAAGGATTCCATTGAGGAAAAAATCATGAAGCTGCAGGAGCGCAAGCATATTCTGAGTGACACCTTTATCAATAGCAGTGAAACAAGCATAACCAGCATGAGTAAGGATGAAATCATGGATTTGTTTACCATGGAGCCGTTTGAGAAAGAGGCTTTGTAG
- a CDS encoding diguanylate cyclase — protein MYNQGIEPVKIAEAIIRAFYAERDIDFVLNQFLDDITWIGPCEHEFFRGKQAISDYFYSGSSEVPSCLLEDTAYYQDITDDTHAVVTGTYTVRTRGEDSIIVEARQRCSFLFELHQGRWLVRHLHTSNIYQEMQETDEYFPTTVGKLTYDYMQELLREKTEVIDMISANINGGLKGSNDDEQFSYFYVSEGLCKFLGYTYDEFMEMSNGTAVGAVYPPDLEGALQACARCFANGASYSAEYRIRKKDGSLVWMLDTGRKSVDAFGETKINSILTDITAMKQAEFDRQVERERYRIALENITDVMFEYDLREDALVKYERRDYDKQNPVEKIHIASYLEHMEEDGSVHLDDIGTLKAYMLAKLQAESIDIRLRLQDEWKWVQVQCSYIYEGDEIVRCIGIWKDITEEKLRMDSLIDISKRDALTHLYNQSSAQEHISEVLACQRDCALLIIDIDNFKTVNDSFGHLSGNEMLLSMTGILKDLGSEIFTARIGGDEFLLLVEHSHIAQAKLYAQQLHEKARGIRLHNYQLTLSIGIAYSRPTDSYQDLFMRADMAMYEAKRKGRNQTAVHET, from the coding sequence ATGTACAATCAGGGCATTGAGCCGGTAAAAATTGCAGAAGCCATTATACGGGCATTTTATGCAGAGCGCGATATTGACTTTGTGCTGAATCAGTTTCTGGATGATATTACCTGGATTGGACCTTGTGAGCACGAATTTTTCCGAGGCAAGCAGGCGATATCCGATTATTTTTATAGTGGCAGTTCTGAGGTTCCTTCCTGTCTGCTGGAGGATACCGCGTATTATCAGGATATTACGGATGATACGCATGCCGTCGTTACAGGAACCTATACTGTTCGTACACGGGGAGAAGACAGCATTATCGTCGAAGCCAGGCAGCGGTGCAGCTTTCTGTTTGAACTGCATCAGGGGCGCTGGCTTGTAAGACACCTGCACACTTCGAATATATATCAGGAAATGCAGGAAACAGATGAATATTTCCCCACAACCGTCGGGAAGCTGACATATGATTATATGCAGGAGCTTCTGCGTGAAAAAACGGAGGTCATTGATATGATCAGCGCCAATATCAATGGCGGATTAAAGGGAAGTAATGATGATGAGCAGTTTTCTTATTTTTATGTGAGTGAGGGACTGTGTAAATTTCTGGGATATACGTATGATGAATTTATGGAAATGAGTAACGGTACGGCGGTTGGCGCAGTTTATCCACCGGATCTGGAAGGAGCATTGCAGGCCTGTGCACGCTGCTTTGCGAACGGCGCAAGCTATTCTGCAGAATACCGGATTCGTAAAAAAGACGGCTCTCTTGTATGGATGCTGGATACCGGGAGAAAGAGCGTCGATGCGTTTGGAGAAACAAAAATCAACAGCATTCTGACAGATATCACCGCTATGAAGCAGGCGGAATTTGACCGGCAGGTGGAGCGTGAGCGCTACCGCATAGCTTTGGAGAACATCACCGATGTTATGTTTGAGTATGATTTACGAGAGGATGCACTGGTGAAATATGAGCGCCGCGATTATGATAAGCAAAATCCGGTGGAAAAAATTCATATCGCCTCCTATTTAGAGCATATGGAGGAGGATGGCAGCGTACATCTGGATGATATCGGAACGCTGAAGGCTTATATGCTTGCGAAGCTGCAGGCAGAAAGCATCGATATCCGTCTGCGGCTTCAGGACGAATGGAAATGGGTTCAGGTGCAGTGCAGCTATATTTATGAGGGGGATGAAATTGTACGCTGTATCGGAATATGGAAAGATATTACGGAAGAAAAGCTGCGAATGGATTCTCTGATTGACATCAGCAAACGCGATGCTCTGACACATCTGTATAATCAAAGCAGTGCGCAGGAGCATATCAGTGAGGTACTGGCATGTCAACGGGATTGTGCGCTGCTGATTATAGATATTGACAATTTTAAAACTGTCAATGACAGCTTTGGACACCTGTCTGGAAATGAAATGCTGTTATCAATGACCGGCATTCTAAAGGATTTGGGAAGCGAAATATTTACTGCACGAATTGGCGGTGATGAATTTTTATTATTGGTTGAGCATTCGCATATTGCACAGGCAAAGCTCTATGCCCAGCAGCTTCATGAAAAAGCGCGCGGTATCAGACTGCATAATTATCAGCTGACGCTGAGTATCGGAATTGCATACAGCCGTCCAACAGATTCCTATCAGGATTTGTTTATGCGGGCTGATATGGCCATGTATGAAGCAAAACGCAAGGGTAGAAATCAGACGGCCGTCCACGAAACGTAA